A genome region from Triticum aestivum cultivar Chinese Spring chromosome 2B, IWGSC CS RefSeq v2.1, whole genome shotgun sequence includes the following:
- the LOC123041092 gene encoding uncharacterized protein isoform X2, which yields MEKQRAPNPNCLPSSPPAAMSSPGSRRGILTAIPVSGDGTFGYSVPPPAHCSSAAATLLPFWGTEHKPAPLVLPQGQTIRESIARSLKKEQENYRFVGLSGVELAVQKCLYWPDGRRKKHLASQPIDTTRDFNRQLVEALVDKYNEDHNLFGDLAYEFKDIMCCQSIRDSRFYDHINFTAKVKGADDLNCCTDKLFFAEVMYNQSSSELFVICLCVLDPTANDYCYGCHCNGSPDMKHPSSGYMAGHKSNVSGRSKINCGKFDDEDNEDELEAQKARLRWMFGGSSELKQIRDPHEAER from the exons ATGGAAAAGCAGCGAGCACCAAACCCTAATTGCCTTCCTTCCTCACCCCCGGCTGCCATGTCATCTCCTGGTTCCCGGCGTGGTATCTTGACCGCAATTCCGGTTTCCGGCGATGGGACCTTCGGCTACTCCGTCCCGCCCCCGGCACATTGCTCCAGTGCAGCAGCCACACTGCTTCC GTTTTGGGGGACAGAGCACAAGCCTGCTCCATTGGTACTGCCGCAAGGGCAAACCATTCGTGAATCCATTGCTCGCTCCTTGAAGAAAGAGCAGGAGA ATTATAGGTTTGTGGGATTATCTGGAGTGGAGCTTGCTGTACAAAAGTGCCTTTACTGGCCTGATGGCAGAAGGAAAAAACATTTGGCATCCCAACCAATTGATACAACCCGTGATTTTAACCGCCAGCTGGTTGAAGCTCTGGTGGACAAGTATAATGAGGATCACAACCTTTTCGGG GATCTTGCATATGAATTCAAAGATATTATGTGCTGCCAATCAATTAGAGATAGTAGGTTTTACGATCATATCAATTTCACTGCGAAGGTTAAAGGAGCTGATGATTTGAACTGCTGCACTGACAAACTATTCTTCGCTGAAGTCATGTATAATCAATCATCCAGTGAATTGTTTGTCATCTGTTTATGTGTGCTGGATCCTACTGCTAATG ATTACTGTTATGGTTGTCACTGTAATGGAAGTCCTGACATGAAGCACCCAAGTTCTGGTTACATGGCTGGCCACAAAAGTAACGTGTCTGGTAGATCTAAGATAAACTGCGGAAAGTTTGATGATGAGGACAATGAGGACGAG CTGGAAGCTCAGAAGGCTAGGTTACGATGGATGTTTGGG GGCTCATCTGAGCTGAAGCAAATCAGGGACCCACATGAGGCAGAGCGATGA
- the LOC123041092 gene encoding uncharacterized protein isoform X1: MEKQRAPNPNCLPSSPPAAMSSPGSRRGILTAIPVSGDGTFGYSVPPPAHCSSAAATLLPFWGTEHKPAPLVLPQGQTIRESIARSLKKEQESKFSNLSVLPSCLPGAQKFSSLGLPLLYQQPDHWGIRFYTRIDLKGSFHTYPHVGGPFESLTEVNNAIELYLRGRQEEQMFVGLSGVELAVQKCLYWPDGRRKKHLASQPIDTTRDFNRQLVEALVDKYNEDHNLFGDLAYEFKDIMCCQSIRDSRFYDHINFTAKVKGADDLNCCTDKLFFAEVMYNQSSSELFVICLCVLDPTANDYCYGCHCNGSPDMKHPSSGYMAGHKSNVSGRSKINCGKFDDEDNEDELEAQKARLRWMFGGSSELKQIRDPHEAER; encoded by the exons ATGGAAAAGCAGCGAGCACCAAACCCTAATTGCCTTCCTTCCTCACCCCCGGCTGCCATGTCATCTCCTGGTTCCCGGCGTGGTATCTTGACCGCAATTCCGGTTTCCGGCGATGGGACCTTCGGCTACTCCGTCCCGCCCCCGGCACATTGCTCCAGTGCAGCAGCCACACTGCTTCC GTTTTGGGGGACAGAGCACAAGCCTGCTCCATTGGTACTGCCGCAAGGGCAAACCATTCGTGAATCCATTGCTCGCTCCTTGAAGAAAGAGCAGGAGAGTAAGTTTTCGAATTTGTCTGTGCTTCCCAGTTGCCTCCCAGGGGCGCAAAAATTTTCGTCTCTTGGGCTGCCTCTTCTGTACCAGCAACCAGATCACTGGGGAATTAGATTTTACACCAGAATTGATCTCAAGGGATCTTTCCACACATACCCTCATGTGGGGGGGCCATTTGAGAGCTTAACTGAAGTTAACAATGCTATTGAGCTCTACCTTAGGGGCCGCCAGGAGGAGCAAAT GTTTGTGGGATTATCTGGAGTGGAGCTTGCTGTACAAAAGTGCCTTTACTGGCCTGATGGCAGAAGGAAAAAACATTTGGCATCCCAACCAATTGATACAACCCGTGATTTTAACCGCCAGCTGGTTGAAGCTCTGGTGGACAAGTATAATGAGGATCACAACCTTTTCGGG GATCTTGCATATGAATTCAAAGATATTATGTGCTGCCAATCAATTAGAGATAGTAGGTTTTACGATCATATCAATTTCACTGCGAAGGTTAAAGGAGCTGATGATTTGAACTGCTGCACTGACAAACTATTCTTCGCTGAAGTCATGTATAATCAATCATCCAGTGAATTGTTTGTCATCTGTTTATGTGTGCTGGATCCTACTGCTAATG ATTACTGTTATGGTTGTCACTGTAATGGAAGTCCTGACATGAAGCACCCAAGTTCTGGTTACATGGCTGGCCACAAAAGTAACGTGTCTGGTAGATCTAAGATAAACTGCGGAAAGTTTGATGATGAGGACAATGAGGACGAG CTGGAAGCTCAGAAGGCTAGGTTACGATGGATGTTTGGG GGCTCATCTGAGCTGAAGCAAATCAGGGACCCACATGAGGCAGAGCGATGA